The nucleotide sequence CCCACATTCCTCTTTTGAAATCTTGGAAACAGAGGCATGTGGATTATGCCCTGATACCAATGGTAAGATGAACTTCAGCCCCTCTGTGGACATACTTCTTTCTGATCTTTTCCAAGTGGGAAGCCTTGTCTGACACTTAAATTTGTGTATATAAACAGAATATGTTCTTCATGTTGTCTGTCTGCTTCCACCAAAAGATAAGATCAGGGTGCAAGAGATTTTGATCTGTCTTATTTATTGTTATATTCTTAGTTCTTGTAGATTACCTGGCACATAGAGGTACTAATAATATGTAAACAGGTAAATAAATTCGCTTGGATCAGCTTTCTGATTCATGACAGGCCTAGGAGAACTTTTGCCTAATCTCCACTAGGGACTGTGTTCACTCCCTGCTGACTTCAATGTTTCTTGGGTCCTCAGCCAGTGCTGCCCCACACCGCCGTGTGCCTTGTGTGTGGCgaggcagggaaggaggacacagtggaagaggaagaaggcaagtTTAACCTCATGCTTATGGAGTGCTCCATCTGCAACGAGATCATCCACCCTGGATGCCTTAAGGTAAGCTCTAAGGGCCCTGAACACCCCTGCTTCTCCCCATGCTTTAGGGCCCAATGGTTATGATGTGGCAGCTAGTCCCTAGAGACTGCTGCTTAGGTCGTGAGGATATACAGGTGTCATGCTGAATTCCTAGAGGACCCTCACTTCTAGGGCATTCTGTGTTAGGTGATAAGTCCAGGACAGGAAGAGTTTCAGGCAGTATCCTAAGTGAATAAATTCAGTTTATTTAGAATAATCAGTACCTCAGAACTCCAGCAGGATCCAAAGTATCTCAGCAGATAGAAATTAAGGATCCTGACTTCTGGCTTTTGAGAGAAAAGGGCCTGAGCCAAGGAGGCCAGGTGGTTTCTCACCTGTGCCTCTGCAACAGGAACCGGTTCCTGTGATATGCTAGGACAGGACTGCCTTCTGGGTGACCTTTGTGCCTGCCTGGCTCAGGCGGCTGGTTTCACCttggaaaggaagaaaccacTCTATGGTGGTACATGTCTCTATCCCAGAATGCATCCATATCTGTGGGCTGTAAGGGATGAGGGCCTTTGTTTTTGGCCCTTATTCCCTCATCACACCCACCTGGTAGTTactgcttctctttttctcctgtgcTCAGCAAAAGTAAATAACACAATCACATGGTAGAGCCTTTCTTTTGGCTGGACACAAGATGGACACAGCTTTGGGGGAGGGGTATGAATTCTGAGGCAGACCTTGTATCCTTGTGGACCCTCTTGGCCCTGTTCCCTGCCCACTGAGTCCTATCCTGTCCTTTCAGATTAAGGAGTCAGAGGGTGTGGTCAACGATGAGCTTCCCAATTGCTGGGAGTGTCCGAAGTGTAACCACGCTGGCAAGACCGGGAAAGTGAGTGCGGACTCCCAAGTCCCTGGTTGGGTCGGGTTGGCAGAAAGGGACGGGCTGGGCCTTGCCAGGCTTGTCCCCAGTTGTCAGTCAGGTGGGGCGCGGCGGGCTGCGAGAGGAAGAGCAAGTTCAAAGATATACAGTTGGATTGTTCTTCTCTCTTTTTGGCCTACAACAAGCAAAAGCGTGGCCCTGGCTTTAAGTATGCCTCCAACCTGCCTGGCTCCTTGCTCAAGGAGCAGAAGATGAACCGGGACAACAAGGAAGGGCAGGAGCCTGCCAAGCGGAGGAGTGAGTGTGAAGAGGCTCCCCGACGCAGGTCAGATGAGCACCCTAAAAAGGTGCCTGCAGATAGCATCCTACGCCGAAAGTCTGATGATGTACACCTAAGGAGGAAACGGAAATATGAGAAGCCCCAAGAGCTGAGTGGACGCAAGCGAGTACGAACTGGGAAGCCCTGGGCAGCAGCAGAAGGGTGGTGTGGCTATTCTTAAGTATGGGGTGGAGGCGGGGGACCAGGGAAGGTTAATGGGTAGAACTCGGGATCCTGGCCTCTTAAGAGCTGCCCTGAGCAGGTCACCCAAATCCTGAGAGCctggcccaaaagaaagaaacaagcaaagtCACTCCTCTTCCCACCCCCTTTAGGCCTCGACGCTTCAAACGTCCCCCGGTTCTTCCTCTCACCTCTCGCCGAGGCCCCCTCTAGGCAGCAGTCTCAGCCCTTGGTGGAGATCCAGTCTCACTTACTTCCAGCAGCAGGTGCTCCCACGCCCCGCCCTCCCGAGGCCCTGGGGACTTGCAAGTCCAGGCTGTTCTCCTCTCCACCCCTCAGAACCCCTGGTCCATTGCTACAGATGCTCCTGTGGCCTGGGCTCAAATCGGCAGTGGGCCAGCTCTGTGAGGTTGAGAAGCCTCTGTTGGTTGGGGAAGCTGCAGCTGGGAAGATCCTGGTGACTCTGCTCTGCTAATGGGCCTTGCCTTTAGTAGCCACAAGGTGGTATCTGGAGAAGCTCCTGGCAGGGCTTGGCTAGGGATGCCTCCTGCCTGCTCTCCAGCTGCCCTGGGCTTCCTTAGCAGTAGCTGCTGTTAGCAACTGCTGTCTCTGGTCTGTCTCAGGTGGGAGGTCAGCTGGGTGGGAACAGTTTACTGTCCTTCTTCATTTCTACTATTCTCTGGGAAGTCAGCAGGCAGAACTATCTATGCTGTCTGTTAGTAAGATATGAAGGACATGGCTTTGCGGGGAAGATGTCCTAGCCCTTGCTGAAGAGACCGGGCTCACAGTGTGGTGGGGTGTAAAGGGGATGATGTTCCTCCAGTCCAGGAGCAAGGAACAAACTCTGTATCCTTTCTTCCTTATGGCAGCTAAAACCTGGCAAAGAAGATAAGCTTTTCAGGAAAAAGGTAccatcttccccctccctcatgaACCTGCAGCCCACTTTTCAGCTTTCAGAGCTGTAGGCAACACTCCAATGGCCCTTGTGTATCCCATGATTGGGTTGAAAAGTCGGGGGTGGGTGCTATCCAAACTTGATGGGTTATCACAGGCCACCCATCCttacccttccctctctcctgcagCGGCGGTCCTGGAAGAACGCTGAGGATCGGTTGGCACTGGCCAACAAACCCCTTCGGCGCTTCAAGCAGGAACCAGAGGACGATCTGCCTGAGGCACCTCCTAAGGCCCGGGAGAGTGACCAGTCACGTTCCAGCTCACCCACCGCTGGGCCCAGCACTGAAGGGGCTGAAGgcccagaagagaagaaaaaggtgaAGATGCGCCGGAAACGGCGGCTTCCCAACAAGGAGCTGAGCAAAGAGCTAAGCAAGGAGCTCAACCACGAGATCCAAAAAACAGAGAGTACCTTGGCCCACGAGACCCACCAGCCCATCAAGTCAGAGCCCGAAAGTGAGAACGAGGAGCCAAAGAGGCCCCTAAGCCACTGCGAGCGCCCCCACCGCTTCAGCAAGGGGCTCAACGGCACCCCTCGGGAGCTACGGCACCCACTGGGACCTGGCCTGCGCAGCCCCCCTCGTGTTACGTCCCGGCCCCCACCCTCTGCGTCCCCACCTAAGTGCATCCAGATGGAGCGTCATGTGATCCGGCCGCCACCCATCAGCCCTCCACCTGACTCGCTGCCCCTTGACGATGGAGCAGCCCATGTCATGCACAGGGAGGTGTGGATGGCAGTCTTCAGCTACCTCAGCCACCAaaacctgtgtgtctgcatgcgGGTCTGCAGAACCTGGAACCGCTGGTGAGGGACAGCCCTGTGTAGGTAGGGCTTAGGTTGTGGCTCAGGATAGTCCATGGCAGCATATATTGCTTGAGTTGCTTATAGAGATTAGTTAGTTTCCTGTTAAAGGTGTAGTCTCAGGAAGGGAGGTACCCATTtgctttttttgcttgtttgtttttgttttgtttttgtttttggattttttgagacagggtttctccatagcttttggttcctgtcctggaactagctcttctagaccaaactggcctctatctcacagagattcgcctgcctctgcctctcaagtgctgggattaaaggcgtgcgccaccactgcccggctctcatttgcttttcttataTGAAAAACTAAAGACTGCATGGAATTCCTTGTCTAGATTTAGCTGAAGTTGAATATGAGTGACCAATACTAATTCCAGCTTGATATTTTCCATATCAGTTTTAGCTGCATTTCTGACCCTCCCTCATGAATAAGAGGATCCAGTGCCTCCACAGGAGTTATTAGAAGGTGTAGTAAGGTCCAGAAATATTTTATGAAGAGTACTTGCTGGCATCTTCTGTGTAAGCATATGGCCACGGTAGATGCTAATTAGGTGGAAGAGGACTGAATCTTAAAGGAACTTCCTCCTTGAGATGGCACATGGGGAAGAGTTATTATAGCCAAGCAGGGGTTCTCCAGGTAAGCTAGTAACTATGATGTGTTCCTTGCCTGGCCTGGCTCTCAGGTGCTGCGATAAGCGGTTGTGGACCCGCATTGACCTGAACCACTGCAAGTCCATCACGCCCCTGATGCTGAGTGGCATCATCCGGCGACAGCCTGTCTCCCTTGACCTCAGCTGGACCAATATCTCCAAGAAGCAACTGAGTTGGCTCATCAACCGGTTGCCTGGTAAGCTTTTGTTAAGTATTCCAAATGTGCAGTAATGATAGTTGGATTGTGTCACTTGACTCATTCCCACTTTATCCTAGGGCTCCGGGACTTGGTGCTGTCGGGCTGCTCATGGATTGCTGTCTCAGCCCTCTGTAGCTCCAGTTGTCCATTGCTCCGGACCCTGGATGTCCAGTGGGTAGAAGGACTAAAGGATGCCCAGATGCGGGATCTACTGTCCCCACCCACAGACAACAGGCCAGGTGAGTTGTCAGGCTACCCTAGCAGTCTGTCTCATGGAGATGGCGTGGCCAAGATACCCTGTTCTGGTTTTGAATACATTACCCTCTCTCAGCCCCCTCCTTCCATGTGGTTTATGCATCATCAGCTTTGTTCTTTGCTGGAAGACATAGGTTAGAGTTCTTTGTGTGCTTTGGGTATGAGGATTTTAAGGAAAGGCAAATTCTCCTCTGCTTATACGGTCTCCAGTCTGTTTCTTTGTTAACTTAATCTTCAGTGGTTTTAACCTTCTCTTCTGAGGCATCATGATTAGGGTGGTTGAGTGAGAACTCCAAAGAATAATATGTTCCTAGGCCAGAtgcctgagtctctctctctgtctctctttctgtttctctctcacacaccaaagcttaaatgatataaatatgagGTGGGATAACCACAGACAAGGGTAGTGAGCtagaatgaaaaatattttcaccaactATAGCTTGAAGACAGATCCTACAACCACGTTTATTCTGATTTTTCCAGAGATTCTAGAAATACAAATTCTGATTTTTAATGCTGAAATTCTGGTTTGGGGTAGGATACGCGTCATGAGTATGAAATGAAAGGTTACACCTACCCAGCAAGTGGTGTAACAGCACTTGCTATTTTAGAGTATTAGTAGCAGAACTTGAACTTGATTTCCTGTTCAGAGTGATGGATTGCCTCTCTCCTATCTGCCCCAACAGGTCAGATGGACAATCGGAGCAAGCTCCGGAACATTGTAGAACTGCGCCTCGCTGGCCTGGACATCACAGATGCCTCCCTGCGGCTCATTATCCGCCATATGCCCCTGCTCTCCAAGCTCCACCTCAGTTACTGTAACCACGTCACTGACCATTCCATCAACCTGCTCACTGCAGTTGGCACTACCACCCGAGACTCTCTGACAGAGATCAACCTATCAGGTGAGGTGGGCCCTACCCTATACCTATGGGAAGTCCTGGCATCTGTGGGACAGCTAGGCgttggtggtccacacctttaattccagcactcaggagacaaaggcaggtggatctctgcgactTCGAGGCCAAGCCTGGTGTACagacgagttccaggacaggcaggctaaacagagaaaccctgtctgaaaaaccaaacaaatctaATGCCGTCTAGTCACAGTACTTGGAAATATAAGTGAATGAGACCACCAAGTCTAAAGAAGTTattattaaaattgaaataatttctatCAAAAAATAGAGCTAACTCAGTGATAGTATCTAACGGTGGTTCCTGATCTACTGTCTAAAGACATCTGGATTCTAAGAGAAAATCTCATGCCTGCAGCCAGAGTGTGAGCAGTAGCCACTAAATGCAGGGTTCGCTAATGGACTAGCATAGACTGTTATTTCCGTCTGTGTTGCCATGTCTTGTATGTGCCCCTTATGAGCTTCCTATTAAGGAGCCCGTTAGAAGTGAAATCTCTACAGATAGTTCACTGTTTATGTTTGTCAAATACTGCAgaattctcattccttccattgTTCTTTGGCTAGAGTTGGTCCTGAAAGATTTGGACCTTGGTTCACTTACAGTAAGGTGGACAGTGGCAAAGCTACTTGTTCTTAATTCAGTTAACAGTATTTTCTGGTTGCCTAAAATAGTCTGtgagacaaaagacaaaaaaaaaaaaaaacaacaacaacaacaaaaacccataaGTAAAACAGAGAAAGTCACTCTTCCTCAAGAAATGGATACCCTCACCTCACTAAAATGCATTTTGACACAGCTGCATTATGTTCTGTTAGGACTCCCATTCCATTGTTTTACCTGTCTTTATATCCATATCCACACCAGCTGGGGTGGGAAGTTTAGACAGTGTGGGATCATTCTGTGCCTAGGCTGCTCAGAAGGTAATTCCTCCTTGCTGTGAAGGTTTGGTAGCAGGAACTGTGCCACTAACAGGGAAAGAACGGTGCTGATGTGAGTGAGCCTTGAGATTTAAGGTTTGTAGAGCTGCTGGCATCTGGTTCTAAGCACTTATAATAAATCTTTCCTATGTTCTGGTTGTAACGGATGTGCAGTGCAGTTCAGGAATGTGTGGGAGTGTATGTGTAGATCCTGCTACGTTTTAATTTTCTATAATAACACACTGAGATCATCTTTTTATCTCAGTacacatttctctctttcttgagaATGTATCATAGCCCAAAATACCCAGAAGATGGAGACAGTAATGATCTAAATTTCATTGCTTTACTACACTGCATGTTCAAGGCCATTCCGGGGCACATGAGAAcctatcacaaaacaaaaagttaagcCCTGTCTCTATACCTAATCTCTTCTTGTTTCATACTGACCTCCTATTAGTGTAACTGAATTCATGATAAATTAAGTGCCAAATGATGCCCATGATCATCTGACTGGAGGATATGGCACCCAGTTGTCATCCTAGACGTATATATCAGGTGCTCAGGCAGATCTGGCCTTTCTCTGGTCCATACCCCCTTGGGCAATCCCTAGACCTGATCTCTTGTCCAGGTTTTATATCCACATGTTGCTAAATAGCGGGCATGTGCTGCCATTTCTGTTCAGATTATGTCTGATACAACATAAGGATTCATTGCTGTTCTATCCTCGTGTTACTGTGACTCCACTTGTTTTAAGTTTGACCTTATGATCTTGTACATTTTGGTCACTAATTAAGCCAAATAATGTATTGTGAGTACACTTCTTATTCTGCATGACTTTTGCTAgttaataattgtctttctggttttgtttagcTCTGAAGCAAACTGTACAGCAAAACTGAATATTCCCTTACAAACTTAACTAGTCACACAGCCAGTTGTTTCTACAGGACAGTACTTTCATccctggcctcttttttttttcttttcccttctcttctgtcaGAATTCTTGTTCCCATTTGAATTTGCTGTCTTTACTTTACTACTACACTGCTGCTATTTAGGGACCTCACCTACCaccatcttgtttttgttttggatgcCTTCCTTCCTGGGTTCCATACTGTCCTTGTCAGCCTCTTGTTGGGTGAAGTACATGAAACATTTTGTGTGTATTCACTATTAGTTGATTGTTAGTTGAATATAAACCCCTATTTTGTAAGCCCTGTTGTTTCAGAAAATGAAAGGTTTTCTCCCCTGGCTTCCAACTTCCAGAAGTAGGAAGTGAAAATAAATTTAGTATTTTATCCATTAATGATCTTTCCTCCCAGTTTTGTAGAAGTTGTCTTTGtctctaattgtgtgtgtgtgtgagagagagagagacagagagagacagaacgtTGGGTCCCTTGAGCTGTGGAGGTGAGTCACCAGGGCCGATGTAAgaacagtacacacacatacacactcttaattgctgagccttctctcctccAACACTtcaattatttgtgtgtgtatgtatctgtgtgacaTCAGGGGAAAGTTATTAAATCTAGCATCATGAAgactttttttctcctgtttttgtaTATGCTATATGATGGTGGTAgagtcattttcattcttttgcatgTAGGCACAtaattttcccagcaccatttgttgaaatgaCTATTTCCTCATTGAAATGTACTTGATGCCCTTGTCAAAAATCATTTGAGGACCCACAAAATGGCACATACTGCAAGCCTGGGGACTCATTTGATCCCTCAGGTTCCATATGCTAGCGACCAGAGAACTGATTCTCACAAgtgcaccacacacagagacactttttaaaattgtttaaactAATTTAACCAGccagaagtggtggtgcacacctttaattctagcacttgtgaatttgaggctgtGCGGTCTAcatagtttcaggatagccagggctttgtagagagaccatgtctccaataaaataataattataattctgTTACATGACTTATAATTATgtgataattatatattttacatgttgtatattaatataaaattgttATTATGTGAGATTAACTTAACCACTTAACAGAATTTTTTGCCCTGATCCTATTCTCTTGGTTGAATCTTGGTCGGTATCATAATTTGGGATCTTCTAACTTTTCAGACTACTTGGAGTCCATTGCTAATTTTTGCAAAACCACTGGGATTTCACCTCATTGACAGTGGTAATATCCTAATATTTTAAGTtgtttataactttttaaatttattttggtaggtttttttttaatcattttcaatGGACAAGTCTTACTCCTCCTTTTAGGTGCTATTATTTTAGAAATGGAACTGGgttttgtgaatttattttctcttttggattttcaagacagggtttttctgtgtagctttggagcgtgtcctggaactagctctgaagactttgaactcatagagatccgcctgcctgtgcctcccaagtactgggattaaaggtgtgagccaccaccatacTACCCAAATTAGAATTGTTTTTCTCACCCAAATGTTTTTCTAactttcctaaaatattttaaataaaaaagggttttttgttttattattttgatagtTGGACCCTTTAAATACTTCACTTtctgaattttacttttttaaaatcaacttcATGTTTATTAAAAACTGcaccatttttttctgttaaccttttttattcttttctgtttaaaaaaaaatagccaagtAAAACCATCTTTAATTTATTGTGAGTAGGGTTTCTCTTCCAATTTCATATTTTGAATTCTGTCTGGTTTATTtgttgcatacatgtatgttatGTGCATCGTGTGTGCGCCTAATGCCTGaagaagtcaaaaaaaaaatcctttgaaagTGGTGTTTTAGATGGCTGTGTGTTCTTGGAACTTAACCttggtcctcttaaccactgagccatcaccacagccccCATTTTATAATGTAAACATTTCAGATATATAAAAGAATAGCAAACAGTATGGTGAACATACCTGTTTGTATTAGTCATTTATAACAGTGAGACCTCGTAGATGTTTCCCTAGGATGAGAATCCTATTtacagccgggctgtggtggcgcacacctttaatcccagcacttgggaagcagaggcaggcggatctctgagtccaagaccagcctggtctacaagagctagttccaggataggctccaaaaccacagagaaaccctgtctcaaaaaaataaaaaaaaacaccaccaacaacaacaaaaaaagaatcatatTTACATTACTGTAATAGTGCTGTCACACCTAAATTAAGGATTGAAAAGAACCagagtacttttttttaaaagacatttatttattatgtgtacaatgttgCTTGctcgccagaagagggcagcatagatggttgtgagccataatGTGGTttccagggaattgaactcaggtcctctggaagagcagtcagtgctctgaaccatctctccagcacccccccccccccccagtgctctTTTACTCTTCAGTGAGActgcagatgagaaaactgacaaaaatgatgtttctaaatataacctctCCCTCTTTCCAAGAGCCCGTTACTCTAATTGGCCCCTCAGATGTTCCCCTAAGATGCAGAGGTTATTGGGGGGAAAAAACCACAATTctgtaattttttcatttttcactgCTACATAAGAGGCCCCATGTTGACTAGCCCCTTTCCTGTTATCAGTAATCCTTGATAAGGAATCAGGAATGGAGCACAGTGATAAATCACCTGCTTATCACATAACAAGGCCCTGCCTGGATGGATTCTATCCCAAGACCACAAACACAGAATTCCACAGTTGCTTTTAGAAGACAAGAGAAACTTACAACCATTGGCTTCTAAAAAGTCTTCTATTCCTTATATTACATGAAGTTCATGGTATTATTTGGCTTGTTCTCCATCCaattttttgtttcctgtgaatTCCAGGTTAAGGTCATAAATTTGataaatttaaatcttttttggtaaaaaaaaaattccctgtaATAATTGTACTTTGTCTCCCTGCTATGAAAAAAAACAATTGTGATGGTCTCTGGGTGAGTTCAATGGCATGGAAATGGTTACAGAGTAAATGTACAGGACAGAATGGCTCCCTCTTGTTTCCCTACCATCTTAGGAACCTTTTGAGGATGTACATAGACCCTTCCAACAAAATTCTCCTTTTAACAAAGCTGTTATGTTCATTTCTATCTCTGAAGCATATCTCATTGCCCTCAAGCTCCTGCACTGCTGTCTCACTTCTGTCACCaactctgggggaggggggatccCCTGAAACAGTCTTTCACATCTAGATAGTGGAGCCTGACAGCCCCGTCTCTTCTTGACACTTCAAAGCAGCTCTCACCCAGAGGACTTTGCTATCCAGCTGGCATACCTGTGACTTGAGGCCATTAGGTGCACATGCTTGTCTTGGCACTTACCTTTCTTTCTACACCAGTGTGACTAGCATTTCCAGATGCCTCCTTTTCCAAATTGACTTTTGAGCAGGCAGCATTGGCCTTTTTTGGTGAATCACTTTCAGCTCTTAATTTAAACAGCACCTGAGCACCTGGAGGTTAAAGACTCCTCTATCTAGGAAACTGGAAGGGAAGGGTCTTTCTATGTGAGTCTCTTGATCCTTCTTGTGCATTACACTTCTTTACAGTCTGGTACCTCCCACAGACAGGCAGTACGCTGCTGGTAGATGATACCTGACAGCCTATAGCCATCCAGCTTTGATTGAAAGTAATGAGGATAAATTAATACCATAAAGAAAGACCCTGTTCACTATGGGGCTTCATGACCTAGCGAGAAAACAAATGTAAGAGTAAGGAAAATGTGCTTTTATACCAGCAAAACCTCTATCCTCTATAAAGTGAATCAAACTCTGAACCGCAAgggaataactttttaaaataattgtgaaTGTGCATCATCCTTTGCATCTTTGCTTTTATATAAGCAGATTAACATAGCCAGGTATGGgagtgcacatctttaataccagtacttggtAGGCAAAAGCAGATCTTGTgatttttgaggccagcctggtctacaaagccagttctagaccagccagggctatgtaataGAAAAATAGCAAGCAGCAATATATTAGAAAGATTCATGCTTTGGAAGCATCTTTTTATTAGGGTCCTCACAGTTCTGCCCCTTCCAGCCTAACTATCCCACCCTCAGAAGTCGGTGGCTCAGCACATGACTCAGCTTCTTGTGACTGCCTAGTGAAAGAACTTGGATTCCTACTACATTTGTAAAATTGGGTTATCCTCATATATTTTTGAATTGTGCATCCAAGAATTAGTGAGCATCTATGTTCAGGGCTTTAGGTTGGCATCAGATTCCTATTTGCAGGATTGACAATGGTCAGTGCCTGCATTGATTACTGTCACTTTGACAGTGCATGATatcagctggccctctgttttaTTCAAAAGTCTTAACAGTGATGGCCAAGGAAAGGCTTCAAAATAAATACCCCTGACAGAAAGCTAGCAATCATTTTTCTCATCCATTCGATCCACCCAGAAGTCATTTATCTTGCTTGGTCTCGTTTGGACACTGATTAACACATAAGCCAGTTTACTATGGATTCAATTCTAAAATAAAGTAGggttaaagaaaagaataatttttttaagtgcaCCACTGATGTCTACAGGAtatggtgaatttttttttgttttgtttttttgtgtggaAAAGTCTTCATTCAGTCTTGGTTTTTGGCACAGGCTTCATGGAAATATTCCCATATTAGGCTGGGGGACCCCACAAACTACTTGTAGGATATGTCACCCATTACTGGGGTGTCAGTAGACTGCTCCCAAGATGACCTGAGGGACCTCACTGATTCAGCCATATCAAGTAGGATATTTATCTGAACAGTGTAGTCAGATAAGGGGACAATACTTAGGCAGACCTAATGGTGTATTCCCATCAGACAAAGGCCTCAACACATTGTGACCCTTTAAGATACATTGGTCTTATATGTAACTATATACAGGAAGAGGCAGCCCTGTGGTCCAAGTGGTTTCTGATTTTGGGGAGCAGGGTGGGGCGGGCAGTGTTCCAAAAAGAACCTAATATCTTCACATGCCTAGCAAAACACTctgagagactttttttttttttttttggttttttcgagacagggtttctctgtggctttggagcctgtcctggaactagctcttgtagaccaggctggtctcgaactcacagagatccgcctgcctctgcctcccgagtgctgggattacaggcgtgcgccaccaccgcccggctctgagaGACTTTTTAAGCATACATTTTTAAGCTTTGTAATTGTCTGTGAAATCACCCCCATTTGGGGGACATCAAGGAGTTGACTGTGTTAGCGGGCTGTGTTCTATCTCTACTACTGGATCCCTGAATTTATATAGGGCCTTGGTCTATGTCTTCTGTCCGTTTATATAATTCTTCTTTTCTGCAGACTGCAATAAGGTCACTGACCAGTGCCTGTCCTTCTTCAAACGCTGTGGAAATATTTGTCATATTGACCTGAGGTACTGCAAGCAAGTAACCAAGGAAGGCTGTGAGCAGTTCATAGCCGAAATGTCTGTGAGTGTTCAATTTGGGCAAGTTGAAGAGAAACTTCTTCAAAAActaagttagttccaggacaagcatgTAAATATGGAGGGTTGGGGAAATACAGCCGGGGAGGGGAAAAGACTACAA is from Microtus pennsylvanicus isolate mMicPen1 chromosome 1, mMicPen1.hap1, whole genome shotgun sequence and encodes:
- the Kdm2b gene encoding lysine-specific demethylase 2B isoform X9; protein product: MRQLLRAIDRQRYDENEDLSDVEEIVSVRGFSLEEKLHSQLYQGDFVHAMEGKDFNYEYVQREALRVPLVFRDKDGLGIKMPDPDFTVRDVKLLVGSRRLVDVMDVNTQKGTEMSMSQFVRYYETPEAQRDKLYNVISLEFSHTKLEHLVKRPTVVDLVDWVDNMWPQHLKEKQTEATNALAEMKYPKVKKYCLMSVKGCFTDFHIDFGGTSVWYHVFRGGKIFWLIPPTLHNLALYEEWVLSGKQSDIFLGDRVERCQRIELKQGYTFFIPSGWIHAVYTPVDSLVFGGNILHSFNVPMQLRIYEIEDRTRVQPKFRYPFYYEMCWYVLERYVYCVTQRSYLTQEYQRESMLIDAPRKGSVDDFSSDSWLDMEEESCEQQPQEEEEKEEEEEEERDGADKTPKPPSDGPTSPTSTPSEEQEHTGKKPKAPAMRFLKRTLSNESEESVKSTTMPIDYPKTPTGSPSTELSTKWTHLTEFELKGLKALVEKLESLPENKKCVPEGIEDPQALLEGVKNVLKEHVDDDPSLAITGVPVVSWPKKTPKNRVVGRPKGKLGPASAVKLAANRTTAGARRRRTRCRKCEACLRTECGECHFCKDMKKFGGPGRMKQSCIMRQCIAPVLPHTAVCLVCGEAGKEDTVEEEEGKFNLMLMECSICNEIIHPGCLKIKESEGVVNDELPNCWECPKCNHAGKTGKQKRGPGFKYASNLPGSLLKEQKMNRDNKEGQEPAKRRSECEEAPRRRSDEHPKKVPADSILRRKSDDVHLRRKRKYEKPQELSGRKRLKPGKEDKLFRKKRRSWKNAEDRLALANKPLRRFKQEPEDDLPEAPPKARESDQSRSSSPTAGPSTEGAEGPEEKKKVKMRRKRRLPNKELSKELSKELNHEIQKTESTLAHETHQPIKSEPESENEEPKRPLSHCERPHRFSKGLNGTPRELRHPLGPGLRSPPRVTSRPPPSASPPKCIQMERHVIRPPPISPPPDSLPLDDGAAHVMHREVWMAVFSYLSHQNLCVCMRVCRTWNRWCCDKRLWTRIDLNHCKSITPLMLSGIIRRQPVSLDLSWTNISKKQLSWLINRLPGLRDLVLSGCSWIAVSALCSSSCPLLRTLDVQWVEGLKDAQMRDLLSPPTDNRPGQMDNRSKLRNIVELRLAGLDITDASLRLIIRHMPLLSKLHLSYCNHVTDHSINLLTAVGTTTRDSLTEINLSDCNKVTDQCLSFFKRCGNICHIDLRYCKQVTKEGCEQFIAEMSVSVQFGQVEEKLLQKLS